CTCACCTTATTTTAGATAGTGGCATAACAGACTTGTTCACCATACATTCACTCAGTCATTTATCATAAAAACACCTAAGTGCAAACACACACttaattcattttccttcattgcaCACTCAGCTCCCTCTTCTTAGTGAACAGTTAACTCAATATGTGTTATGCACCATCTCTTGCCCAACACATCAAATACCATATTTGGATTCGGATTCAAATCACAGGACTATCACAGTCTCTTACAAATATGTTGATAGAAAGACAAATTCGTCAAGCCACTGCAGGAATTGTAAATGAGCCAGCTTGTAGCCAGCTCTTGTCTATCAACCTCCTACATATAAACTACATAGATACACCAGTGCAATTGTGGGTGTTAGCTGCAGGTCAGTTACTAAGCTGGTATCTTTGTGAGTGTTGGCTGTGGTAGAAAGGCAGCAGTCCTATCTTACTTGAGTTCTGTCACTTGCTAATATCACTGAGCAGTGGCAGTGGTCCAGTCCTACTGCATTTCAGACCTCCCTGAGGCTTGTTGCAGCCAATCCCTATGTTAAGGGTTTAATCTCTTACTTTATAGTGTGATCTGGAGACAAACTGATGCCTGCGTCAGACACGATTCACTTAAGAATAATGCACATTATTGGCGATCCAACAGATCAACATAGCTATGATCCAAAAACCATTACGTATAGTCTCATAATCATAGTTTCCCAAAATATTTTGATTGCATTTAAGTTATAATTTCATTAtaatgttttgtcttgttttcaggCATATCCGGAAAATCTCAAGTCATGTTTGCAATCACTTACACTGCCCGTTATCTGGACCTCTTGACAAATTTCATATCACTTTACAATTCGACAATGAAGGTATGTGTGTATCAAGTTTAAAGTTAAGTATCTCTTGTGTCTTATGTGAACATCATATCCATccatttcctttacctttttcaAAATCTTGCATACTATAATTTGATCTTCCCCTTCTATACTCTTGGATTAAGATTATCTGTCTCAGCAATCTTTCCTTAGTCTATAAATCTCTTGGGCTTGGCATGATTTTCATGCtgctctttgtatcctttctgtctttcatatattttttcatatcctttGGTGACGTTAGATAATTTTGTATTCAGATGTTGTGACAGATCTTTGTATCATCTCAGTTGaatgctggtttttttttttttttttttttttttttcgtgatgcTTGATCATGGGTGctagtatttacctatttatacaTACGACCAACTGTAAAGTTTTCAGTGTTTGCATGATTGTTTAATTCAGAAGCTGGGCAGCATTGTGTCGTGGTACAGAGTTGTTGTCTCAAAACATTATATTGTGatttatctattgatttaccatggttttattccttaattttttgttattattttattttgatatttctttATACTTAGTTACATGAGTTTATACAACTAACATCATCATTTTATAAAGTCATCTGATGTACCaagctctttcttttttagtgaCTTTAATATGacacaaaacataaacacacattttGCCTCACCTCTGCAGAGGTTAATACTTTGCTATAAAAGTGTAGAGcaatttttgttctgttttctttctatggAAAAATGTTCATGGTTTCTTGCAGTCTTGTTtcctagaagaaaaaaaactatcatacTTTGTTATCAattgagaaatgaagaaatctttGTTCCAGGAATACAGATGGTATGGAATAAACACAATGCATAATATACCTTTAATTCTACTATTAAAGTGTTTAGgtcatatatatatgtttagaaAATACTTTagctatttttatatttcttttatatttcagtaGTTCATGATATAAAatccaaaaatatacaataTTCAATAAACCAACCTTTCTGTTTAAATTGTGATATCTGGTGAATCTGGTAACACCACTAGAGTTATTGATCTCTTCTATTAAGAATGTGCTTTTTAGTATTGGCTAAATGAAATATATTATCTGATCTACCTTCCCTCCTGATTGAAATCTAACTGGTATAGAATTTGAAAGTAGGTATAGCTGTACTATTTTCATTGGGTTTGGTATGCAGAAGGTCATGTAAAACAGAAAGGTACTTACCCGACTAAACATTGGTAACATGGTGAATTTTTTTTCAGGTCATTTTCCTTGCTGCCTCTTACGCAACGTTGTACCTGATCTACATGCGCTTCAAAGCCACCTATGACCACAACCATGATACTTTCCGTGTGGAGTTCCTGCTTATCCCTACCGTTATCCTGTCTGTTCTCATCAACCACGACTTTTCTCCATTAGAGGTACATAcatttaatcatcatcatagataagtaaaaatgatttttatttttttgtacagtACACTTAATAGTTTATCAATTAACATTTGTAATGGTTTTTGTATTCTTGTTTTGTAATTTGTTTGTTCACAAAATTAGaatttgcaaaaaaaaagagaaaaaaacattacagaAAGATGAATCAACAAGTGTACTTTTGAACTTCAGCCACATTATTGctagaaaacttttttttttttttttttttttaaggaagtcATAAATCTGTATACTTTTAAAACAAacttttatttgaatttataaCAGATTTATTAGAAaaattatttgaatttacaaCTGATTTattagaaaaattaaacaagtTGTAGTGTGTTGGAAGAAGGGtcaggaaattttttttttatgctttgggGAGTCATTGGTCAAGGTAATACAGATAAGCACAAGTACGAGTCAACTCTTAATGCTTCTTAATGTAAAATTTCCATTTACTAGCTAAAATACATAAGATAAATTGTACTTTAGATAAACAGATTTCCTTTTCCCATAGATCCTGTGGACATTCAGTATTTACCTTGAGTCAGTTGCAATCCTGCCCCAGCTGTTCATGGTATCCAAGACTGGAGAAGCAGAGAGTATAACATCACATTACTTATTTGCTCTGGGATCGTACCGAGCCCTCTACATTGTCAACTGGGTAAGTCTTGAAACCTTTCTTAGAAATAGTTTATCTATTCATAAATGTCATAGTATCAGTCTTTATTGTAACTTGAGTAAAGCATTTGTAGTGAATTTGTGTTAGTTTGGAGTCAGTCTTTGCAGTTATTATTTAGCAATGATTTCTGGTTCTGCACACATTAATTTGATCTTTGTAACATGTTTTCAATGCAGTATAATCTCTACTTTGTTCAGTGCTTTGGGCATCCACTTCATAACAGTTGATGGCAATTTCATCTCAAGTGAACAGTGAACCAATGATATATAgggatctctttttttattacttggTTGCCAAATGAACCTTTCAGGGATACAGTCACCACACATTATATTGGCACACTGAAGTTGATAGGTGAGATTTATTGTGTCTAAGGTAGAAGCTGAAGGTGAATGTTAGATAAAGAAATGTGGCAATTTTTTAAAAGAAGTGGCTTTATATGCCATAAAGCCCATTTAAACAATGTCACTTTGATTTTGCTACTGTACATTTGCAGTGATTCAAATATCACTATTCAGACATGGCTGTGCAGCCAAACATGTGTTGAAGAGGCAAAGTGTTTTTGTGCTCAGCCAAGCTGATGGCACAACCACATTTGCATGGAAACTAATGGATGAGATACAACTTACAGTGTAGCCAAATATGTGAGAACCATCACTGTATAAATGGAGGCAGAAAATATCTCATATTTGTGTCCACACAGGTGGTCAGCTGATCACTCTAGTATTGTTCAAGTTTTCCAAAATTTAGAACCAGACCAAAGTGCATTgtacatgtcttttttttctcctttgtttttatttatttattattttttcaggcTGGTACCTATCTGTAAATGAAGCAGTCTTGAGAAATTTTACAACCTGAGCTATATTGATCTCCACCTTAGATTGAAGTACCACTTCTCTATTTTAACCAGTATTGTCATATCAGTGGAGAAGTATCATTGCATTTCATCAGACAAATTAtaaattgatttcatgaagtGAAAATTATATTTCAAAGTTATGAGAAACTTTTTTTATACAGGTTTACAGGTATTATGCTGAAGGATTTTATGATCTGATTGCTATTGTGGCTGGAGTTGTTCAGACAGTCCTCTACTGTGACTTCTTCTACTTGTATATCACTAAAGGTGAGAAAACCTTTAAAACTTCTTCACTATCTTCATTCACCAGCACAGTAGTACTACATGTTATTTCAGTATGTGGCACATTACTTTGTACTATATAGTGTTAGTGTTAAAAGTTTGTTCCTTCTAGAAAAATTATAACATGCATAATAGCTAATATTACTAATATTGATATTATGTTAAAACAGTTCCTATTGTAACATTAAGCAGTCTAGCTTTGTAAGACATATTCAACAAGGAACATTTTTATGGATAGTCTTGCAGTTAAATTTAGAGTGCCATAACAGAAATACCTATGTTTGTAAGTAAGATTGTGAAGCAGAACCAAGTCAAATTCAGTCATGCTCTTTTCATCTGTGTAAGTAGAAAAATCTTGTATTATATACACTATTATGGAATAATTTGATAATGGATTGGTACTGTATTTCCCTATAAATGTGAATTCAATAATGGGACCAAAAATGATaggtttcttcatattttttcaagaAAGAATATTAGATCTACCAGTAAGAAAGTGCTGATAAGGAAATCACATGATTAAGGTTtcaatattttattttcccttttgcaGTCCTGCAAGGAAAGAAGCTTCAATTACCAGCCTAAGACAGAGGTGTTCGTCAGTGTTACTGCCTCACTTCAACCTACTGTAGGAGCCACCAACACTCTTGCCACATCACTCACTGTTTCATCTGGCTTGCCCATCTGTTGGCTGGAATAGTTTAGTGCTgatatttagttttttcttcttattgatAAGCTAcctatatttatcattttcatataAATTAACCATAATTTTGATAGGGATGTCAGTTTTGCAGTGTTACAAGGAGGGTAATGTCTGCTTTATTTTGCCAATCTTAACGAGA
The window above is part of the Portunus trituberculatus isolate SZX2019 chromosome 14, ASM1759143v1, whole genome shotgun sequence genome. Proteins encoded here:
- the LOC123503716 gene encoding ER lumen protein-retaining receptor 2-like; the encoded protein is MNIFRLAGDISHLLAIIILLLKIWTSRSCAGISGKSQVMFAITYTARYLDLLTNFISLYNSTMKVIFLAASYATLYLIYMRFKATYDHNHDTFRVEFLLIPTVILSVLINHDFSPLEILWTFSIYLESVAILPQLFMVSKTGEAESITSHYLFALGSYRALYIVNWVYRYYAEGFYDLIAIVAGVVQTVLYCDFFYLYITKVLQGKKLQLPA